The Populus nigra chromosome 4, ddPopNigr1.1, whole genome shotgun sequence genome contains the following window.
GCGACCATTTTCTGTCTTTGCTTGAAAAAATGTCTCTAACACTTCCTGAACAAAAAGATGCAGCAAGGGAGCTGAGGCTGTTGACAAAGAGGATGCCTTCATTCCGGGCGTTATTCAGCGAGTCACTTGAGGCCATTCCTCAATTGCTCAGACCACTCTCTGAGGGTAAGTCTGGAAGTTCGATGTACCCTGATCTCCAAGAAGATATCATCACCACCCTGTTGAACCTTTCGATCCACGACAATAACAAGAAGCTTGTTGCTGAAACCCCCATGGTAATTCCTCTTCTTATGGAAGCATTAAGGTCTGGAAGTATTGAGACGAGGACTAATGCAGCTGCTGCCCTTTTCACACTCTCTGCTCTAGATTCCAACAAGACACTGATCGGCAAATCAGGTGCCCTGAAACCACTTATTGACCTTTTAGAGGAGGGACATCCTTCAGCTATGAAAGATGTTGCTTCTGCAATTTTTAACCTGTGTATCATCCATGAAAACAAGGCGAGAGCTGTGAGGGATGGTGCATTAAAGGTGATTCTGACGAAGATCATGAATGGTATGCATGTTGATGAATTATTGGCTATCCTCGCTGTGCTTGCTAGTCATCAAAAGGTGGTCGAGGAACTGGGAGACTCTGGAGCTGTTCCTTGCCTGCTTCGCATTATCAGGGAGAGCACCTGTGACCGCAACAAGGAAAATTGCATCGCCATTCTCCATACCATCTGTTTGAACGACCGAACCAAGTGGAAAGTAATGAGGGACGAGGAGAGTTCTTACGGAACAATTTCTAAACTGGCTCGACATGGCACTTCAAGGGCCAAGAGGAAAGCTAATGGCATCCTCGAGAGACTGAACAGGGCTGTCAATCTGACTCATACAGCATAATGAATCCAGCTATGAATCCCTCTCAAATTCAAACGTGTAAATTCTACATCTGTTTTCAGCACTTTGGTTGTCGAGGCAGCTCCCGCACGTGTCATTCTCAATCATCTTCCTGTAAATTCTCTTCATCGGTATTTCTATTTCAGGCTTTTGGGTTAGTCATTGTGAATAAACACTAAACttgccataattttttttcaattttgtttggtGCTATAGCTTCTTCATATGTGCCTTGACTCTAGGTATTCTGGATGTTACTGGTACCATTTTGACTTTTCATGTGTGTTTATTACTGTGATGGAGAgtgtatataaaataatatttttttaatataaactcatgaaaatcatgaagaacacctaaaaaatcattaatttaatgattttccatatgaaaaaataatttaaaaaacaaaacaatcacCCACGAATCATCTTGTTTGCCAGCATCAATTCTTGGGAAGTTATGGTGAGagtaaaaatatcttaaaattaatagcaaaaacaaatataacctAATAacaatgatgaaatcaaaatcaTAGAGGTAAATACTGTGATACAAAATCAAATCGCAGGGAGCAAGCATGTCAATAACCCACCAATCTTGCATTCCCTTGAATCTCTACCAGTTATTACTCCTTTCCCAGTTTCTGCACCAATACTACAGGATCTTTACTTTATCAAATAGCAAAGGGTGGCCCTTCCACGCTATTGTCTGGCCTAGAGAAGGACACAAACCTTTGTAAGGTTAGGGATGATACATGCGTGAAAGGACGGTCCAGACTCCATAAAAAGGGCTGGAGGGCAACGGGAATAATGCGCCATATTGAATGGAGCTGTGATTTCTGGTAATGTGGTCCATCAAGGTGGTGCCTGCCCTTTTCTGGAAGTAGGTCAATGGAACCAAACCCTATCCTCTCTGCTGCAATATAAATAATAGTTGCCAGAAGGCGACAACTAGTGATTAAGCAGGCAGATCCCACGGTGGTGCATCTCCATTCTCTACTCTATGCGTGACccttttttaactatataataacaACACACATTTGCCGGCACAGGTACAACATGTTCCATAAATGAGCAATTCACACGAGCAGTTGAAAGATCCTGTCATTAAATTCAAAAGGAGATGATGGCAGTGCTGGCTGTTTTGAGTCTTCATAGGTTCAGTTTCGGGGCCTGTTTGGTTATTCGCTTGTACGAAAGTGTTCTTCAAAGTATATTTaagttcaaaaaaaatcataaatgaatgGTTTTCAAGCAGTTTGGAtgcttttaatatgataatatcaaaatcataagaaaatcaCCTGAAAATTTAATCTTAAGATATTATTAGTCAAGGGGCTTCTATGTGGAGGGGTTCCAGCTCCTTCTCTCAATGGTTTTCTACTGTTTTTTTGCTCAGCAGATACCCTTAAACAAAGAAATTTGCTTTAGACATTTTCAATAGTGGAGATGGCATTGGCTTGGAGAGAGCCAGTGCCATTGTAATGGACGGGGATCTTAGCTTCCCATCCCATGTTGCCAATCGCTATGAGATGAAAGACCAGAAAAGAggcaaaatagaagaaaaacccGATGCTCAAGAAATCAGTGAAGGAGCGAAATCGTTCGTGCCAGCAGCCAGTAATTTTCCACATCAAACAAGTTCAATCATACTACTGGGTTTGCCATGTGGCTCTGAAACTGGATAGCTTGACAAATCCACAGCCATCCGAGGAGCAAGGTTGGGatgcaattatttattttgtttcccaCTTCTTTCAACTAAGAACATAAATATAACATTTGTCGACTACGtgtaaagattaaattaatataaaaaagcataGTTATCATTAACTTGTACAGAAAATATTGTGTTACTGAATTAACATGTGATTATGTGAGTcattaagttaattatatttaataaaaaaaagcatagttatcattttattgatcttttcaagtttaaattggGTTTGATCGGGTTAAGATCAACTTAATCTAATCTGATtagttaaattctaaaaaattaataaatttttatatttaactcgaaattttatttcaatcctGCTATATAATTACAGATTTCTCGATCGGACACCCAATGTGTCGTATTATTAGAGTGTGTGAATCATTGCTTGATGTGATTTATTTATTGCTGAATGATTGGTCTATGTGCTGGCTATTTTGGAAGTGATACGAGGAGGAACGTCTGTTCATTCATCCATACATAAAAGAGATTGGATTAGATCAACAAGAATGGGTGGTGAGAAATTAGAACTTCTCATTGGtataaaaatgaggaaaaaTTGGCTAACtggatttttatataattattaattttaaaatttataaaattaattaaaatacgcGTAAAATAATCTAaccatttataataaaataataacaataaatttcCTAAAAGAAAAGCCAACACCATTGTTCAATTGTATTGTATATAGGAGGGATacttgtttggcagtgtggttgcgattgcttttcaaataatttttcgtgctgaaatgcatatcaataatgttttttttattttttaaaaaatatttttaatatcaacacatcaaaatgatccaaaacatataaaatatattaaattttagcaaaaataattGAAACGATGTCAAAAATACCATGTTGTAATAACATAATGACGTCCTTGTTGAAAAGAGTTTTTGAAAGTTTagtgaaaaatgtttttttaaataatttttatttaaaaatatatttaaattaaaaaaaattagaattatttttatttttaacattagcatattaaaaatataaaaataaaatactaaaatttaatatatttttaagctaaaaacatctttaaaaaaatataaaaacaaaaaatcatattaaacaCCCTGGAAAAGACACCATCACGAAGACTCGTTGCTAAAATGTTTTAATTCATGCGAttcaaatacataaaataaattatttagattatttcTTACTGGATTCATGGATATGGTCATATTCAGGAACTGTTTTATGAATTCGAGGTTCTGTTTTCATGGAATGTCAAGAAACCTTTATTCGAGGATATTGTCTCGTTGAACCCTCCAAGCACACGATCCAATCCGatggattttataaattaattttataaaattaattttggaaaaagaaGAGCTTAATAGTTGTCGCAAAGACTTTTCAACACTGAAAAGATGGCACCCAAAATATCACTAGCTGCATGAAGGTGTAATTAATCAATAAAGTGATTTTCACCAGCAGAGTGAAAGGTCAAAAGAGGGAATTGGGAACAGTGTACTTTGAATGATTGTCCCTTTTAAATGGTTACCATTGGTGCAAACATGAATTAGTCAAACCAAAGTATTCCGAAAGCAACATCTAAttttcgtttttttaaaaaaaaaatatattaaaatatttttttatttttaatattaacccattaaaaaactgtttaaaatatatagtttgatattttttatatgaaaaacactgtaaaaaaatatataaactgaatcgtattattaaacaaaatcaagtaattcttttatttaaattagttgtttttagtttagattataaaatttatattcaaaatatatatatatatttttaatatatagttggTGTGAGAGGggtatttttaaaagtgtttaaataaaaaaaattgttatgattgatatagaaattttattgaaagcattatttattatgaaattaaaaagaaaaaagggtgtTCTTGGACAACAGATTTTGTGTTAGATTTAGCTATTATATTATTGTACTATCAGTCGCTTTCCATGGCGGGGGAGCTTTCGATGAGATGCTAAATTGCCATCAATGGCATTACCGACACGCTCAAATTATGGCTTTGATTAGCTCAAGGGTTATTTccatgccaaaaaaataataatgatgaaaacgAAATTAACCAGATGGGTCTAGCATGATTGACgttctttctattttgttttttttttttcaccttttgcTCATATATAAATGAAgccctaaatattttttaaaacatgactgCTTATGGTTGATGGGGGTTGTAGCTAGAAGActtaggcaccgtttgggaacgcggctgcgatcgcgttctcaaaaaatttgaaaattttttgtttttttttttgttaaaatttaatatggtttgtacattttggatcgttttgatgtgctgatgtcaaaaataatttttaaaaaataaaaaaacatcgttggcatgcattttggcatcaaaagttatttgaaaagcatccgcaaccacactgccaaacacgctcttaatcttagataaaattgatttaaaacttGGGTTGTGAGTTAATAAAGTTAATCTTGAttaatctaagtttttttaatttttaaatagaattaaaataattttatttaaaaaaatcaagttttttcacTGGATAAATACAAATCGGACCTTGGATCGACAAATTTCTAAGTCAATCCTATAACAATGGATGTATTCTATTAGTATAAAGCTCTGTTTAGTAATGAGATTATAATATAGACAGTTCTTTCTATAGCTCCAGACAAGAAGACAACGAGGTTCTAACAGTGCAAGAAACAAATTGTTTCTTCTTCAACAATAATCATCATGAAAAGGGAGGAATTGACTGAAAAAACCTAGATTGATTTCAATTTATGGTTGTTCggagagagagaaataattCCAGATGAGGGAGAGTgtgatttattgtttttgcaagtttcatatattatatataagatTCAATGGGATATAAATAAagtataatttctaaaaaaacaaaagaataacaaaaaaataaggctGAATATAATTAACCATATGTTTTAAAGTGATTTCTAAAATACATTTTGacaataaaaacatcaattttgatggtttttaaGTACttctaaatattttgatatgaaaaatcaaattattaaaaaaaattattaaactaatatttttttttgatgtccTTATTGGAAActagttttaaaaaacacccaTGTCATATTAGAAACACACACTAACTCAACCACAATTATTATCTAGTTTCAATTCAGTTAGTTGGGATCAAAGCAATATAAACAAAGCTCAAAAtgagaaacaaaatacataaaaaaaagttataatccTATTATATAATTGCAAcattaacaatgtttttttttatcattcccATGCAacgtaaaaaatatatttaacaatcACAAGCCCGTCATCAGAGGACaccaactagaaaaaaaaatttgcttgaAATAACCCCATAAATAGATCTATATGTGCCAAAACATTAAAGTTCTTTCggttatattatattttagataaGTGCATAAAgaccataattattatttcattaaaatgcATGATCTACAAACATCCCTCGTTAATAAAGTcgtgaaaaaattcaaattgaacTTGGGTTTTCTATAACTCCCTCTAAGGTCATGATTGACTTGTAAAACAAGtcttttataagaataaaaaatcctATAATAGGATTATAATCAATGATTAAgttagtaaatataaaaaaagtaaagtgTGTGTGAAGAGATGATGTGTGGAGTAGTGAGAGTTATATATGGTATATGATTGAGAAAACATGTCTTTCTTAATTAGTGacttatattatttatagataCCAAAATGAATATACGCttaaagaaaatacaaataatgAGAAATATTTGCTTTGTTAGAAAGTTAAGTCACTAATTGGTGTCATGCTTGCTATTGGTGGGTAGATTAGTGCTTAAGATTAAGTCATTGGTTATAAGAGTAACAGGCTAAGAAAGTTAGTGCAGAGTCAAGTTTATAGATAGCTATTGATGAAAATGATGACATGTTCAAGTTTAGGGATAACTTCTGGTGAAAACATTGGCCGATAATAGTTTGAAAGAGATTATTATTTGCAAGAGAGGGTGTTCATTATAGATAATGAATAGGGATCGAATGAGCCAAGGTTGGAGAGGGCTAAGAAGATAAGGTTAGGTTAAGCTTGAGAGGGTTTAATTGAGCCAATGAAGAGAGGTTTGGTTAGATTAAAGGGGGAGAGGGTTTGGTTGGGCTagcctttttttcctcttttcttttccctttcctCCCCATCTAGCCTCGAGCCTTGGTTCGGCTAGTTCTAGTCCATCTCTACTTCTTTCCTacttctttctcctttcttttctctcttttctccccCTTCTTTCTACCTTCTCTTCTCTCAGTTGGAACTATTACCAGCCACGCTCGGTTTTTTTTCCTCACCTCATCACCtattaacatatactaaaagggctttgttttttcactttggtcctcaCATTTGTGaggattcttttttattattattttaaaaaaaattcaatttcatccttcaactttgggtttactaaatattaaactttataatttatttcaatttattttatatggagTTTTCCAACTTTATAACCTGAATCGTGAGCTTTGGAGTTTAACCGTGTTGACTCGGGTTAGGTTCTAACCAAGCTAGTGTtaggacataaaaaaaaaagattccattAATAATAACACGTGACGATTAAAGATATAAGGTAAGAAATACTTTAAGTCTTACAACATTTTACTGCTAGGTTATCCAATCAAGCATATTTGAGCTTATTTGAtgatattgattattttaaaacttagttaataataagaaaatacatTAGAGACAAAAATATGCTCGTCAGTTTAggcaaataaattaattaattaacaacctTTTGATTTTCCTTTGCGAGTCAACATGATGTTGATGGTCGTCGTTTCTtcattaaaaaggaaagaaaacctaAAGCAACAACTTCTAGCACAAGTTGTTGTAAAATGCCACCCCGCCCAAAAAAGCTCCGTCCCCTCACATGGAAATAATTTTACACGGTTTATCGCTATCCCCAAAATTTTACAACTTCCTGCAAAACTTGTTCTAAAACTCCAATCATcatgatttaaaagaaaaaacaaaatcaagattttttttattattattattatgtagtTTTATGCTATTTTTCCAAAGGTAAATCTAACGATTCACTAacctaatatttatttataaatttattttaatttactttttatagagTTTTTCAATCTTAAAATCTGAGTTGTAAGTTTTGCAGGTTAATCGTGCTAACTCgggttatattttattatttttttaattaattttttctttactttatccTTTAACGTTTAGAAGattgataattaagtttcataaaaaaatattatttgcttCTATAGatttatctcagtctcatgactcATGACTCATGTTTGATAGATTAACCAAGGTTaactcgatttatttttttagttgaattttatttttattttatccttcaccattggattgattaaaaattaaacttaataaatttctttatttattttctaatgggATATCAAGGTCTCACAACTTGGATAACAGATATAACATGTTAACCTGAATTGAtcaaagttaatttaatatgttgttgttttaatattttaaaaaatatcttgattttcttttaaatcaaattatatttttatcaattattcaagttatttttaaatttatcaaatcaatctttatataattttttttttctgaaaaccacattaacaacatttatatattcttttaatgtttttttaagaaattatacaACCCCAACATAGCACCAACAATGATCTACTTAATTACTAGTTTTGTTTGGATGGTCCCTGCTGATTCCAAATACAACAAAATGTAGCCATGTTATTTCACAAAATTCATAATATATTAGTTGAAAGAAAAACAGTCACCAAACTGGACTCGGACTCGTGTTTGTGATTCGAGTATGAGTGATAAGAAACATGATAATCCGTGGGGAAAGAGTCTGAATGGTCCCTGACATTTGTGCCAAATAAGAACAGAAACGAGGGAGGCAAAGTCAATCTGCAACCATTTTATAGCAGTTCTCCATTTCTATTGGGAAGAAACATCAAGGTCCTCAGTCAGGTAGATTCAGTTGATTTTGTGCAAGCAGTCACCATGACATAAACTGTACAATTTAAAAGGTTAAATGGAGCTCATGTAATTTAAGA
Protein-coding sequences here:
- the LOC133692379 gene encoding U-box domain-containing protein 9, with the protein product MAKTGVFKSDPMVMTKAMELKKELQKLVRNIVDDEDYRTELIDQARETLFALKGLKVKRRSSSLKLRETVLCPEEFKCPLSKELMRDPVVLATGQTYDRPFIQKWLKAGNRTCPLTQQVLSHTILTPNLLIREMISQWCKSQGLELPDLSQNVNEEGITEADRDHFLSLLEKMSLTLPEQKDAARELRLLTKRMPSFRALFSESLEAIPQLLRPLSEGKSGSSMYPDLQEDIITTLLNLSIHDNNKKLVAETPMVIPLLMEALRSGSIETRTNAAAALFTLSALDSNKTLIGKSGALKPLIDLLEEGHPSAMKDVASAIFNLCIIHENKARAVRDGALKVILTKIMNGMHVDELLAILAVLASHQKVVEELGDSGAVPCLLRIIRESTCDRNKENCIAILHTICLNDRTKWKVMRDEESSYGTISKLARHGTSRAKRKANGILERLNRAVNLTHTA